In Pyrus communis chromosome 1, drPyrComm1.1, whole genome shotgun sequence, the following are encoded in one genomic region:
- the LOC137737785 gene encoding uncharacterized protein yields MEVMMRRSPCPSPRFAVVVVKVILLFIWLQASNASLQENTLQGQSPELLSDSIVSHSCIHDQIIKQRRQPGRKVYTVTPQAYEGSGVSKPLHQKGRALLGISKYSVQQKDIKRPIRIYLNYDAVGHSPDRDCRNVGDVVKLGEPPVISLPGSPSCNPHGDPPISGDCWYNCTLDDIAGKDKRQRLRKALGQTADWFKRALAVEPVRGNLRLSGYSACGQDGGVQLPREYVEEGVAEADLVLLVTTRPTTGNTLAWAVACERDQWGRAIAGHVNVAPRHLTAEAETLLSATLIHEVMHVLGFDPHAFAHFRDERKRRRSQVTEQIMDEKLGRMVTRVVLPRVVMHSRYHYAAFSENFTGLELEDGGGRGTSGSHWEKRLLMNEIMTGSVDTRSVVSKMTLALLEDSGWYQANYSMADTLDWGRNQGTEFVTSPCNFWKGAYHCNTTQSSGCTYNREAEGYCPIVSYSGDLPQWARYFPHANKGGQSPLADYCTYFVAYSDGSCTDTNSARPPDRMLGEVRGSNSRCMASSLVRTGFVRGSMTQGNGCYQHRCINNSLEVAVDGMWKVCPEAGGPLQFPGFNGELLCPAYDELCSKALVPANGQCPKSCNFNGDCVEGRCHCFLGFHGSDCSKRTCPSNCNGRGSCLSDGLCECNKGYTGVDCSTAVCDEQCSLHGGVCDDGVCEFRCSDYAGYSCQNSTMLQSSLKVCKDVLENVNSGDGQHCAPSEPSILQQLEDVVVMPNYHRLFPGGARKLFSIFRTSYCDMTAKQLACWISIQKCDKDGDNRLRVCYSACQSYNSACGASLDCLDQTLFSSKDEAQGQCTGSSEMRTSWISSIYSWFSSNSSSKGRSVKK; encoded by the exons ATGGAGGTGATGATGCGGCGTAGTCCATGTCCTTCTCCCAGATTCGCCGTCGTCGTCGTCAAG GTTATATTGCTGTTTATATGGTTGCAAGCTAGTAATGCATCACTCCAAGAAAACACTCTGCAAGGGCAAAGCCCAGAATTGTTATCCGATAGCATTGTTTCACATTCCTGCATTCATGACCAGATAATCAAACAGCGCAGGCAACCTGGTCGCAAAGTGTACACTGTTACCCCGCAGGCGTATGAGGGGTCTGGTGTATCAAAACCCCTTCACCAAAAGGGTAGGGCGTTACTTGGAATTTCCAAGTACTCTGTACAGCAGAAGGATATTAAAAGGCCTATTagaatatatttaaattatgaTGCTGTTGGTCACTCTCCTGATAGAGATTGTCGTAATGTTGGTGATGTTGTGAAGCTTGGGGAGCCTCCTGTTATTTCTCTTCCTGGCTCTCCTTCTTGTAATCCTCATGGTGATCCTCCAATTTCTGGTGATTGCTGGTATAACTGCACTTTGGATGATATAGCTGGGAAGGACAAAAGACAACGCCTCCGCAAG GCTCTAGGGCAAACAGCAGACTGGTTCAAGAGAGCCCTAGCTGTTGAACCTGTGAGGGGGAACTTGCGGTTGAGTGGGTATTCAGCATGCGGCCAGGATGGAGGTGTACAACTACCACGTGAATATGTTGAAG AGGGTGTTGCTGAAGCAGACCTGGTTCTTCTGGTGACAACAAGACCTACCACTGGGAACACCCTTGCATGGGCAGTGGCTTGCGAACGTGATCAATGGGGCCGTGCAATTGCTG GACATGTAAATGTTGCTCCTCGCCATTTGACAGCTGAAGCAGAAACTTTACTTTCTGCTACTCTCATACATGAG GTTATGCATGTTCTTGGTTTTGATCCCCATGCATTTGCTCATTTTAGGGATGAGAGGAAAAGAAGGCGTAGTCAG GTTACAGAACAAATAATGGATGAAAAGCTTGGGCGTATGGTGACTCGTGTGGTTCTTCCACGTGTAGTCATGCATTCAAGATATCATTATGCG GCATTCTCTGAGAATTTCACGGGTTTAGAGCTAGAAGATGGTGGAGGGCGTGGCACATCAG GGTCACACTGGGAGAAAAGACTTCTAATGAATGAAATTATGACGGGGTCGGTGGATACAAGATCTGTGGTTTCAAAAATGACACTTGCTTTATTAGAAGATAGTGGATGGTACCAGGCTAATTATAGTATGGCGGACACTCTTGATTGGGGCCGCAACCAAGGAACTGAATTTGTTACTTCCCCTTGCAATTTCTGGAAGGGGGCATATCACTGCAACACAACCCAATCGTCAGGATGTACATACAACAGAGAAGCAGAAGGTTACTGTCCAATTGTAAGTTACAGTGGAGACCTACCCCAGTGGGCACGCTATTTTCCCCACGCTAACAAGG GTGGGCAGTCCCCACTGGCTGATTATTGCACCTATTTCGTTGCCTACTCTGATGGATCATGTACTGACACTAACAGCGCTCGACCACCTGACAGAATGTTGGGTGAAGTACGAGGAAGTAACTCTAG GTGTATGGCTTCATCCTTGGTACGTACAGGGTTTGTACGGGGTTCTATGACCCAAGGAAATGGATGTTATCAGCACAGATGTATTAACAATTCGTTAGAG GTTGCTGTGGATGGTATGTGGAAAGTATGTCCTGAAGCTGGTGGACCCCTTCAGTTCCCAGGATTTAATG GGGAATTGCTATGCCCGGCGTATGATGAACTCTGTAGTAAAGCCCTAGTTCCTGCAAATGGACAATGTCCAAAGTCATGCAATTTCAATGGAGACTGTGTTGAAGGAAGATGTCACTGTTTTCTAGGGTTTCATGGTTCTGATTGTAGTAAAC GCACCTGCCCAAGCAACTGTAATGGACGTGGAAGCTGCCTTTCTGACGGGCTGTGTGAATGTAATAAAGGCTACACTGGTGTTGACTGCTCCACTG CGGTTTGTGATGAGCAATGCAGCCTTCATGGAGGTGTTTGTGATGATGGAGTGTGTGAATTCCGCTGCTCTGACTATGCAGGCTACTCATGCCAGAACAGCACCATGCTCCAGTCCAGTCTTAAAGTTTGTAAAGATGTGCTGGAAAACGTCAACTCTGGTGACGGACAGCACTGTGCACCCAGTGAACCAAGCATATTGCAGCAGCTTGAGGATGTAGTGGTCATGCCCAACTACCACCGTTTGTTTCCTGGTGGCGCCCGGAAACTTTTTAGCATTTTCAGAACCAGCTACTGTGATATGACCGCGAAGCAGCTGGCTTGCTGG ATATCAATTCAAAAGTGTGACAAGGACGGGGACAACAGGCTCCGCGTCTGCTATTCAGCTTGTCAATCGTACAATTCGGCATGCGGGGCTTCGCTCGATTGCTTGGATCAAACCCTATTCAGTAGTAAAGACGAAGCACAAGGGCAATGCACAGGCTCTAGTGAGATGAGAACGTCATGGATTAGCAGCATATATAGTTGGTTTTCAAGCAACAGTTCCTCAAAAGGGAGGTCTGTAAAAAAATAG
- the LOC137739731 gene encoding uncharacterized protein: MVSGFGESMSRSSQGPSFSGSSNNNSDAGDFECNICFDLAQDPIVTLCGHLFCWPCLYKWLHIHSHSQECPVCKALIKEESLVPLYGRGKTSTDPRSKSIPGINIPNRPAGQRPETAPPPEQNHFAPRGFGFMGGMGGLGGFAPVATTRFGNFTFSAAIGGFIPSLFTFPLHGFPEAAMFSASAGLPHGFSNTFHGGHANRHHLHRGTGQGQQDHRLKVLCMIVIISVFLALAWQ, from the coding sequence ATGGTAAGTGGGTTCGGGGAATCAATGAGTAGGTCGTCCCAAGGGCCTTCATTCTCCGGCAGTAGCAATAACAACAGTGACGCTGGTGACTTCGAATGCAATATCTGCTTTGACTTGGCCCAAGACCCAATTGTGACCCTATGCGGCCATCTCTTCTGCTGGCCTTGCCTTTATAAGTGGCTCCACATTCACTCCCACTCTCAGGAATGCCCTGTTTGCAAAGCGCTCATAAAGGAGGAGAGTTTGGTTCCCTTATACGGAAGGGGGAAGACATCAACCGACCCAAGATCGAAGTCAATTCCTGGTATTAATATCCCAAACCGTCCAGCAGGACAAAGACCTGAAACTGCTCCTCCACCAGAACAGAACCATTTTGCCCCCCGTGGATTTGGTTTCATGGGAGGGATGGGAGGTTTGGGCGGGTTTGCACCAGTTGCAACCACAAGGTTTGGGAATTTCACATTTTCTGCAGCCATCGGTGGCTTTATCCCGTCTCTATTCACTTTTCCGCTACATGGGTTTCCTGAGGCCGCCATGTTCAGTGCAAGTGCTGGATTACCTCATGGGTTCTCAAATACATTTCATGGCGGACATGCAAATAGGCACCATCTGCACAGGGGTACAGGTCAGGGACAGCAAGATCATAGACTGAAGGTGTTGTGTATGATTGTTATTATTTCAGTATTTCTTGCTCTCGCTTGGCAGTAG
- the LOC137714874 gene encoding fatty acid elongase 3-like translates to MSQTIKYWLSEHPTILNFRWSTTHSWGSTWSFLFTAIPAYIAAAAALHLLLTLFRRRDRPVPLGPIPAVHSLCMALISAVIFAGILVSSAAEIRETRWFWRRTKTTPFQWLLCFPLGTRPSGRVFFWSYVFYLSRFLHLLRTFFNILRRRRLTFFHLFNQSILIFMSFLWLEFSQSFQVLAILSTTLLYSVVYGYRFWTGIGLPGACFPFVVNCQVVLLGCNLVCHVGVLSLHILKGGGCNGIGAWLCNSVLNGAILLLFLKFYVKMYLKNSAVVDEVVSSPTHLGSESESRPVVKEKYC, encoded by the coding sequence ATGTCGCAGACCATCAAATATTGGCTATCGGAGCACCCAACCATCTTAAACTTCCGCTGGAGCACCACCCACTCATGGGGCTCCACCTGGTCCTTCCTCTTCACCGCCATCCCCGCCTAcatcgccgccgccgccgccctCCACCTACTACTCACCCTCTTCCGCCGCCGTGACCGCCCTGTCCCGCTCGGCCCAATCCCTGCCGTCCACAGCCTCTGCATGGCCCTCATATCCGCCGTCATCTTCGCCGGAATCCTCGTCTCCTCCGCCGCAGAGATTCGCGAAACCCGCTGGTTCTGGCGGCGCACCAAGACCACCCCTTTCCAGTGGCTCCTGTGCTTCCCGCTCGGCACCCGCCCTTCCGGCCGCGTCTTCTTCTGGTCTTACGTCTTCTACCTCTCCCGAttcctccacctcctccgcacattcttcaacatcctccgccgccgccgcctcACCTTCTTCCACCTCTTCAACCAGTCCATCCTCATCTTCATGTCGTTCCTCTGGCTCGAATTCTCCCAATCGTTCCAGGTCCTCGCCATACTCTCCACCACTCTGCTCTACTCCGTCGTCTACGGCTACCGGTTCTGGACCGGAATCGGGCTGCCCGGCGCGTGCTTTCCCTTCGTGGTGAACTGCCAGGTGGTGCTGCTGGGCTGCAACTTGGTCTGCCACGTCGGCGTCCTCTCCCTGCACATTTTGAAAGGCGGCGGGTGCAACGGGATCGGTGCTTGGCTTTGCAACTCCGTCCTCAACGGCGCGATTCTGTTGCTGTTCTTGAAATTCTACGTGAAAATGTATTTGAAGAATTCAGCGGTGGTTGATGAGGTTGTGAGTTCGCCCACGCATTTGGGATCTGAGTCGGAGTCAAGGCCCGTGGTTAAAGAAAAGTATTGTTAA
- the LOC137747218 gene encoding pathogenesis-related thaumatin-like protein 3.5 translates to MAIKLYLLLSLLSLAAGDVVYATQFTLQNRCTYTVWPGTLSGNGAAILGEGGFALAPGTSVQLTAPPGWSGRFWARTGCTFDDAGNGNCVTGDCGSLKCAGGGAPPVTLAEFTIGSNQGDKDFYDVSLVDGYNVGMGLWATGGTGDCQYAGCVTDLNGSCPAELRVMDSGSGVVVACRSACAAFNTPEFCCTGDHATPQTCSPTQYSEMFKTACPTAYSYAYDDASSTCTCSGSDYLITFCPAGSS, encoded by the exons ATGGCGATTAAGctctatcttcttctttctctcctctcGTTAG CTGCAGGTGATGTAGTGTACGCGACACAATTCACGCTCCAAAACCGTTGCACCTACACAGTCTGGCCGGGAACTCTCTCCGGAAACGGCGCTGCAATTCTTGGAGAAGGCGGTTTTGCATTGGCCCCGGGTACATCGGTCCAGCTCACCGCCCCTCCCGGCTGGTCCGGCAGGTTCTGGGCGCGAACCGGCTGCACCTTCGACGACGCAGGAAATGGAAACTGCGTCACCGGCGACTGCGGATCGTTAAAATGTGCTGGCGGTGGCGCGCCCCCTGTGACACTAGCGGAGTTCACAATCGGGTCCAACCAGGGGGACAAGGACTTCTATGACGTCAGCCTGGTGGACGGTTACAATGTGGGTATGGGGTTGTGGGCCACCGGCGGAACCGGTGACTGCCAGTACGCGGGGTGCGTGACGGACTTGAACGGCAGCTGTCCGGCGGAGCTGCGGGTGATGGATTCGGGTTCTGGGGTGGTGGTGGCGTGCAGGAGCGCGTGCGCGGCATTTAACACGCCGGAGTTTTGCTGTACTGGGGATCACGCAACGCCGCAGACGTGCTCGCCGACGCAATACTCGGAGATGTTCAAGACAGCGTGCCCTACTGCGTATAGCTACGCTTACGATGACGCTTCGAGCACTTGTACCTGTTCCGGGTCGGACTACTTGATTACATTTTGCCCAGCCGGGTCATCATAA
- the LOC137728025 gene encoding probable 1-acyl-sn-glycerol-3-phosphate acyltransferase 4 has translation MSCIEGGFSWNEMDVCSPLKPDCKLKHRPLSPLRVVRGVLCLVVFLSTAFTILVCFAPIIAVLLRLLSIHISRKATSLLFGIWLALWPFLFEKINGTKVVFSGDTVPPKERTLLIANHKTEVDWMYLWDLALRKGSLGHIKYVLKSSLMKIPVFGWGFHILEFIPLKRKWEADEPVMRKMLSSFADPADPLWLAIFPEGTDYNEEKCKKSQLFASETGLPVLSYVLLPRTKGFCACLETLRSSLDAVYDLTIAYKNQCPSFLDNAFGVDPSEVHIHVRRIPIEEIPASNTDAASWLTEAFRLKDNLLSDFDDQGHFPNEGGEEELSTFKCLVNFILVIVLTIMLIYLAIFSSVWFKVYIGLSCAYLATATYFDFQPMPILDFVQATCVCNRARIE, from the exons ATGAG CTGCATTGAGGGAGGTTTTTCCTGGAACGAGATGGATGTTTGCAGTCCCttgaaaccagattgtaaactAAAACACAGGCCTTTGTCCCCTCTTAGAGTTGTGAGGGGTGTCTTATGTTTAGTAGTATTTCTCTCGACAGCGTTCACGATTCTTGTCTGTTTTGCTCCAATCATTGCTGTATTATTGCGCCTTTTGAGCATACATATCAGCAGAAAAGCAACCTCCTTGCTCTTCGGCATTTGGCTGGCCTTGTGGCCCTTCCTTTTCGAGAAGATCAACGGCACGAAAGTGGTTTTTTCTGGTGACACCGTGCCACCCAAGGAACGGACGCTGCTCATTGCCAACCATAAAACCGAGGTTGATTGGATGTACTTGTGGGATCTCGCGTTGCGTAAGGGGTCTCTCGGACACATCAAGTATGTGCTAAAGAGCAGCTTGATGAAGATACCTGTTTTCGGTTGGGGGTTTCACATTCTAGAGTTCATCCCGTTGAAGAGGAAGTGGGAAGCTGATGAACCGGTTATGCGGAAAATGCTTTCATCATTTGCTGATCCTGCAGACCCTCTTTGGCTCGCCATTTTTCCTGAAGGAACTGATTATAA TGaagaaaaatgcaaaaagagtcaGTTGTTTGCTTCTGAAACTGGACTTCCTGTACTGTCATATGTGCTGCTTCCAAGAACAAAAGGCTTTTGTGCTTGCTTGGAAACTCTAAGAAGTTCTTTGGATGCAG TTTATGACTTGACGATCGCATACAAGAATCAATGCCCTTCGTTTCTAGACAATGCGTTCGGCGTGGATCCATCAGAAGTTCACATACATGTTCGGCGCATCCCTATCGAAGAGATCCCCGCTTCTAACACCGATGCAGCCTCTTGGTTAACAGAAGCATTCAGGCTCAAGGACAATCTACTGTCCGATTTTGACGATCAAGGCCATTTTCCTaatgaaggaggagaagaagagctTTCTACATTCAAGTGCTTGGTAAATTTTATCTTGGTAATTGTTTTGACTATCATGCTGATTTACCTAGCCATTTTTTCATCTGTCTGGTTTAAAGTATACATCGGTTTATCATGTGCTTACCTTGCCACAGCCACTTATTTTGATTTTCAACCGATGCCAATTTTAGACTTTGTTCAAGCAACATGTGTTTGCAATAGAGCAAGAATTGAATAG